In a genomic window of Gadus chalcogrammus isolate NIFS_2021 chromosome 17, NIFS_Gcha_1.0, whole genome shotgun sequence:
- the si:ch73-335l21.4 gene encoding E3 ubiquitin-protein ligase-like isoform X1, producing the protein MLCGRPIDLHSRLLILLVCWVSTSLIPMSEASGVRIETTVGEENQLKRETQHFLHHAYVPGRQQRFPVGQSPSQQSGPQLLPDTTTSSGTNEPPHPNIVMVRASKLKRPVKRNPPNAVPHDLVHPQFGTGSSTRKGRYLQPRIFRGVWGHRVGTEESARSSNHGRLNPRRSTLEQKQTRANQASVALLSSSSHRSPEPRGFRKSQTHQNSSDETNASVHKLGQSGGVLSNGGEETWQKEGLSETQRFPPRFLLPLAGKPNVVLDSADENDVHPSTQDRTIPWSHRLSSQAPPHDFSPVLSSRSGALWKSEWPQSNEKASMSDGLSSFGNKSGKLTTTMLDNQALFITKVSKPAVKGPNEGPKALKVGKWYLFNSYKTSGKREVAGVSGARQHSGQSLSPSARSQNMSPSLKMSVRQPSSHRQDQLSEQEAASSDVHPSFGKAIPLGTQSGRSMAHFKDQHKGFKEPSRLKSQESVMEVYKRLLAIPYGGLSKKTKLKSSSYDKTTNSPTEKAHDYTPVSQKYGFSQRAEVVYTTTAPLEAQRGPRKHSVQSGSIILLPPRDIFRSDSVISRKSKLSANDVPSQQEKYKVLQPSSVQLKLNMAKSESKPGFRGLQPLIPDMGYKPYLSGYTSNSGKYPFGGMLGLNFRTSTSGPLEGADASDTNTAENDIIKPDKNKIFSFKAITREMTPRLSDGYHQVGSAVYRIGTKTSHAEAIVEPGVIRSIPDGPRSPIRYGRLPSQVSSFPGPFEGEVSSDVGAQFTKLKRQLTPVDATKGKSYSDPRRPHSSIAAFDPTNTIKRKHRPTGSSPHARWKTERASIITRVSQPRTGRAPPAVPLNYNFLNRPSRPMVQGRRSKVNGVRVESPSPGTSASDSGLPTEWASKIAGAFFNVTFSDILGSAHHTSEMGSPAEDGKSSGRPRPTGNPSSWGRSSPGEGSSSPRLDSRPAPKRRRVKGYSEQGGEGFWFVPVRGGDGLPVERPRLSNQAHQVSQESPNSLSRPSPKAEWSYLKTSAVDGSVRQSASFR; encoded by the exons ATGCTATGCGGTAGACCTATCGATTTGCATTCAAG acttctcattctgttgGTCTGTTGGGTTTCAACGTCACTTATCCCGATGTCAGAAGCTTCTGGAG TGAGAATTGAAACAACTGTTGGAGAGGAAAACCAATTAAAGAGGGAGACACAGCACTTTTTACACCATGCCTACGTTCCTGGTCGCCAGCAACGCTTTCCAGTTGGGCAATCACCCAGCCAGCAATCGGGACCACAACTCCTTCCAgataccaccaccagcagcggcACCAACGAGCCACCTCATCCCAACATAGTCATGGTCCGTGCGTCAAAGCTCAAGAGACCCGTGAAACGCAACCCTCCCAATGCAGTGCCACATGACTTGGTGCACCCCCAATTTGGTACTGGTAGTAGTACAAGAAAGGGCCGGTATTTGCAACCTAGAATCTTCAGAGGAGTCTGGGGCCACCGTGTGGGTACAGAGGAGTCTGCTAGAAGCTCGAACCATGGGCGCCTCAATCCGAGGCGATCAACGCTTGAGCAGAAGCAAACCAGAGCTAATCAGGCCTCTGTCGCTCTCTTGAGCTCCTCCAGTCACCGTAGTCCAGAGCCCCGTGGGTTTAGAAAGAGTCAAACTCATCAGAATAGTTCTGATGAGACAAACGCTTCTGTGCACAAGCTCGGGCAATCTGGTGGTGTCCTATCAAATGGTGGTGAAGAAACCTGGCAAAAAGAAGGCCTGTCGGAAACCCAACGTTTCCCTCCAAGATTTCTTCTTCCATTGGCTGGAAAACCGAACGTCGTCCTGGATTCTGCCGACGAAAATGACGTTCATCCAAGCACACAAGACAGAACCATCCCCTGGTCACATCGCCTCTCTTCTCAAGCACCTCCTCATGACTTCAGTCCAGTCCTTTCTTCCAGAAGTGGTGCGCTTTGGAAGTCTGAATGGCCTCAAAGTAATGAAAAGGCCTCAATGAGTGATGGCCTTAGTTCCTTTGGTAATAAATCCGGCAAGCTCACCACAACCATGCTAGATAATCAGGCCCTGTTCATCACAAAAGTGTCTAAGCCTGCAGTGAAAGGGCCTAATGAGGGGCCAAAGGCTTTAAAGGTGGGCAAGTGGTATCTATTCAACTCCTACAAAACCTCTGGCAAACGGGAGGTGGCTGGTGTTTCCGGTGCCAGGCAACACTCTGGACAAAGTCTTTCTCCTTCAGCAAGGAGTCAAAACATGTCTCCTTCGCTTAAAATGTCTGTGCGGCAGCCATCCTCTCACAGGCAGGATCAGCTATCAGAACAAGAAGCAGCCAGCAGTGATGTTCATCCTTCTTTTGGCAAGGCTATACCACTTGGCACACAAAGTGGAAGATCCATGGCTCATTTTAAAGATCAACATAAAGGCTTTAAGGAACCCAGCCGGCTTAAGTCTCAGGAATCGGTTATGGAAGTCTATAAGAGACTTCTTGCTATCCCCTATGGCGGTTTGAGCAAAAAGACAAAACTTAAGAGCTCCAGCTATGATAAAACCACAAACTCACCAACTGAAAAGGCTCATGACTACACCCCTGTGTCTCAGAAGTATGGATTCAGTCAGAGGGCTGAGGTTGTTTACACCACCACGGCCCCACTAGAAGCTCAGCGGGGCCCCAGAAAACACAGTGTTCAGTCAGGGTCCATCATTCTTCTACCTCCCAGAGATATCTTTCGGTCCGACAGTGTAATTTCCCGAAAATCCAAGCTATCTGCTAATGATGTGCCATCACAGCAGGAGAAATACAAGGTTTTACAACCCTCAAGTGTTCAACTGAAACTAAATATGGCTAAAAGTGAATCCAAACCAGGATTTAGAGGTCTTCAGCCTCTAATCCCCGACATGGGCTACAAACCATATCTGTCGGGATACACGAGTAACAGTGGAAAATATCCTTTTGGAGGAATGCTTGGCCTTAATTTCCGCACTTCAACCTCAGGGCCGCTAGAGGGCGCCGACGCTTCAGATACAAACACTGCTGAAAATGACATAATAAAACCAGACAAGAATAAGATCTTCTCTTTTAAAGCAATAACAAGGGAAATGACTCCAAGGCTCAGTGATGGTTATCATCAGGTGGGATCAGCTGTCTACAGGATTggtaccaaaacaagccacgcTGAAGCGATTGTGGAACCTGGTGTGATCCGGTCTATACCCGATG GTCCTCGAAGCCCAATCCGTTATGGACGTTTACCCAGCCAAGTGTCGTCTTTCCCTGGGCCCTTTGAAGGTGAAGTGAGCAGTGATGTCGGAGCACAATTCACAAAATTAAAACGTCAATTGACTCCAGTTGATGCAACAAAGGGAAAATCCTACAGTGACCCTAGGAGGCCCCACTCCTCAATCGCGGCATTTGACCCGACCAACACGATCAAGAGAAAACATCGTCCCACAGGCTCTTCCCCGCACGCCAGATGGAAAACAGAACGCGCATCCATCATCACCCGGGTTTCCCAGCCCAGGACCGGGCGGGCCCCCCCGGCCGTACCCCTTAATTACAACTTCCTTAACAGGCCCTCCAGGCCCATGGTGCAGGGCCGGCGCAGCAAGGTCAATGGGGTCAGAGTCGAGTCCCCATCTCCCGGGACCTCGGCCAGCGACAGCGGCCTGCCAACGGAGTGGGCGTCAAAGATTGCCGGCGccttttttaacgttacatTTTCAGACATCCTTGGAAGCGCTCACCACACGAGCGAAATGGGCAGCCCAGCTGAGGACGGGAAGAGTAGCGGTCGTCCCCGGCCCACAGGTAACCCTTCCAGTTGGGGCCGGTCTAGTCCTGGGGAGGGCAGTTCCTCTCCTCGACTGGATTCCAGGCCGGCACCCAAGCGGCGTAGGGTAAAGGGATACAGTGAGCAAGGAGGCGAGGGCTTCTGGTTCGTCCCTGTCAGGGGGGGCGACGGGTTGCCAGTGGAGAGGCCACGTCTCTCAAACCAGGCCCACCAGGTCAGCCAGGAGTCGCCAAACAGCCTGTCCAGACCGAGCCCGAAGGCCGAATGGAGTTACCTTAAGACTTCAGCTGTTGACGGCTCAGTCAGACAAAGTGCCTCGTTCAGATAA
- the si:ch73-335l21.4 gene encoding E3 ubiquitin-protein ligase-like isoform X2 has product MCSEDLECGICYEPYNAAQRCPRELRCGHSFCESCLVALCLDGSIACPLCRQITHVPVGVARVRAVLRVDECVLERMMSAGVFLGDDNAADDDTDNSDEINEETPDASCLEETGESDSSSGSRAGRFRQSLKKMWRLILGIKPQGDRERDCVTDEEFRDFAMMSFYTF; this is encoded by the exons ATGTGTTCAGAAGATCTCGAGTGTGGAATCTGTTACGAACCCTACAACGCGGCTCAGCGGTGTCCCCGGGAGCTCCGCTGTGGACACAGCTTTTGTGAAAGTTGTCTCGTGGCTCTGTGTCTGGACGGCTCCATCGCGTGCCCTCTGTGCCGCCAAATCACACACGTGCCCGTCGGTGTCGCGAGGGTACGAGCGGTCCTGCGAGTGGACGAATGCGTCCTGGAACGGATGATGTCGGCAGGGGTTTTCCTCGGTGACGACAACGCAGCTGATGATGACACAGACAACAGCGATGAGATTAACGAGGAAACGCCTGACGCGAGCTGTCTGGAGGAGACTGGTGAAAGTGATTCATCGTCTGGTTCAAGAGCCGGCAGGTTTCGGCAGTCGTTGAAGAAAATGTGGAGACTGATCCTCGGAATCAAACCTCAGGGTGACAGAGAGCGCG ATTGTGTCACCGACGAGGAATTCAGGGACTTTGCCATGATGTCATTCTACACGTTTTGA